A genomic window from Gossypium hirsutum isolate 1008001.06 chromosome D12, Gossypium_hirsutum_v2.1, whole genome shotgun sequence includes:
- the LOC107946461 gene encoding uncharacterized protein isoform X1 — protein sequence MKRAELLAMKESLTKTLASNHQRRAELQKQIENMLVARSPERWKPIQSGNSKGDNLAILRAELKSQNKHVKNLKKKSLWSRILEEVMEKLVDIVHFLHLEIHEAFGAAGISGAPQDNNIMLWNAVIFGVYEDWITRNVADVVCIVFFYYQDLLD from the exons ATGAAAAGGGCTGAACTGTTGGCTATGAAAGAGAGTTTAACAAAAACCTTAGCTTCAAATCACCAAAGAAGAGCAGAGTTGCAAAAGCAGATTGAGAATATGCTGGTTGCACGAAGTCCAGAGAGATGGAAACCAATCCAGTCTGGCAATAGCAAAG GAGACAACCTTGCAATATTGAGAGCAGAGTTAAAGAGTCAAAATAAGCATgtgaaaaatttgaagaaaaaatctCTTTGGTCTAGAATTTTGGAAGAG GTCATGGAGAAGCTTGTAGATATCGTTCATTTCTTGCACTTGGAGATTCACGAGGCATTTGGTGCTGCTG GAATTAGTGGTGCACCTCAAGATAACAACATTATGCTTTGGAATGCTGTTATATTTGG GGTATATGAAGATTGGATAACCAGGAATGTAGCAGATGTAGTTtgcattgtatttttttattaccaagatttacttgattaa
- the LOC107946461 gene encoding protein PSK SIMULATOR 1 isoform X2, with protein sequence MKRAELLAMKESLTKTLASNHQRRAELQKQIENMLVARSPERWKPIQSGNSKGDNLAILRAELKSQNKHVKNLKKKSLWSRILEEVMEKLVDIVHFLHLEIHEAFGAAGISGAPQDNNIMLWNAVIFGQQGE encoded by the exons ATGAAAAGGGCTGAACTGTTGGCTATGAAAGAGAGTTTAACAAAAACCTTAGCTTCAAATCACCAAAGAAGAGCAGAGTTGCAAAAGCAGATTGAGAATATGCTGGTTGCACGAAGTCCAGAGAGATGGAAACCAATCCAGTCTGGCAATAGCAAAG GAGACAACCTTGCAATATTGAGAGCAGAGTTAAAGAGTCAAAATAAGCATgtgaaaaatttgaagaaaaaatctCTTTGGTCTAGAATTTTGGAAGAG GTCATGGAGAAGCTTGTAGATATCGTTCATTTCTTGCACTTGGAGATTCACGAGGCATTTGGTGCTGCTG GAATTAGTGGTGCACCTCAAGATAACAACATTATGCTTTGGAATGCTGTTATATTTGG GCAACAAGGTGAATAA
- the LOC107946461 gene encoding uncharacterized protein isoform X3 has product MLSNQISTIIPGDNLAILRAELKSQNKHVKNLKKKSLWSRILEEVMEKLVDIVHFLHLEIHEAFGAAGISGAPQDNNIMLWNAVIFGVYEDWITRNVADVVCIVFFYYQDLLD; this is encoded by the exons ATGTTGTCGAATCAAATTTCTACCATAATTCCGG GAGACAACCTTGCAATATTGAGAGCAGAGTTAAAGAGTCAAAATAAGCATgtgaaaaatttgaagaaaaaatctCTTTGGTCTAGAATTTTGGAAGAG GTCATGGAGAAGCTTGTAGATATCGTTCATTTCTTGCACTTGGAGATTCACGAGGCATTTGGTGCTGCTG GAATTAGTGGTGCACCTCAAGATAACAACATTATGCTTTGGAATGCTGTTATATTTGG GGTATATGAAGATTGGATAACCAGGAATGTAGCAGATGTAGTTtgcattgtatttttttattaccaagatttacttgattaa